In a genomic window of Prochlorococcus marinus subsp. marinus str. CCMP1375:
- the infB gene encoding translation initiation factor IF-2, which yields MTSSGKIRIYELSRDLHLENKDVLDAANKLSISAKSHSSSISDEDATKIKKLLLAQKSSNSSSPPAKQKPNKEILTLKKAITSPPTKSEANAKTNASLDKTSSLKNKPASPKKEIPTSPKPPSAAKQRVDAIKKPTPSISKNNSLKVQPTIKKPSLVSPKQPNIPSPPIAPNKGIKPTIKRQDSNNENLETNKTKAKPNIVSKPQARQIKQSSDLINRSPKTSPKQPIQEIQTNKPKAPQRPIAPPPRPKVQSQFNQKPGNNNLRGGPNQRKGIPQGAPSGQPGSTKHPRNLPTGSYKGNRVELVGAPIRRNTKPDNGGRGARDGNFRQGGPNQGPPISRQGGARRQEGGGGRGQQMRPRTGMPPGMRKPVAPGELMQLQKPTSSATPPIKRGDLNKGPKKDGISTAKPPANRPTPSAAPKRPPARTGAPGSSRKRKPDWDDAAKLEALRNKSPQKQRQKVHIIGENDDALTAETSGFAGGGQAVVLSASLARPGKPKASKKSGSKPTGALRKRKKESTRQRQRRRAMELRAAREAKQIRPEMIVVPEDNITVQELADKLSVESSEIIKSLFFKGITATVTQSLDLSTIETVAEEFGVPVLQDDIEEAAKKTVEMIEETDIKHLTRRPPVVTVMGHVDHGKTSLLDAIRKARVAAGEAGGITQHIGAYQVEVEHEKKLRTLTFLDTPGHEAFTAMRARGTKVTDVAVLVVAADDGVRPQTLEAISHARAAKVPIVVAINKIDKEGASPDRVKQELSEQELVAEEWGGDVVMMPVSAIKGENIDKLLEMILLVTEVEDLQANPARLAKGTVIEAHLDKAKGPVATLLVQNGTLKAGDVVAAGPVLGKVRAMVDENGKRLKEAGPSCPVEALGFNEVPTAGDEFEVYPDEKSARSVVGERASDARATRLAQQMASRRVSLSAMSGQVNDGDLKELNLILKADVQGSVEAILGSLEQLPKDEVQVRVLLSAPGEITETDVDLAAASGAVIIGFNTSMASGAKKAADANSVDVRDYEVIYKLLEDIQLAMEGLLEPDLVEEKIGEAEVRAIFTIGKSAVAGCYITNGKLQRNCKVRVKRADQIVFNGDLDSLRRNKDVVKDVSSGFECGIGCDRFANWKEGDTIEGYKLVTQRRKLNT from the coding sequence ATGACCAGCAGCGGCAAAATCAGAATCTACGAGCTCTCCAGAGATTTACATCTGGAAAATAAAGATGTGCTTGACGCTGCAAACAAACTTTCAATATCAGCGAAGAGCCATAGCAGCTCTATTAGTGATGAAGACGCAACAAAAATCAAAAAGTTACTTTTGGCTCAAAAAAGTTCAAACTCTTCTTCGCCTCCAGCAAAGCAAAAACCAAACAAAGAAATACTAACCCTTAAGAAAGCCATTACTTCTCCTCCAACAAAGTCAGAAGCTAATGCAAAAACTAATGCTTCTCTAGACAAAACTTCCAGCCTAAAGAATAAGCCTGCTAGTCCAAAAAAGGAAATTCCAACATCTCCTAAACCTCCCTCTGCTGCGAAACAGAGAGTTGATGCGATAAAAAAACCAACTCCTTCAATATCTAAAAACAATTCATTAAAAGTACAGCCAACAATAAAAAAGCCTTCTTTAGTCTCTCCGAAACAACCAAATATTCCATCACCACCGATTGCACCAAATAAAGGAATCAAACCAACTATTAAAAGACAAGATTCAAATAATGAAAATCTTGAAACAAATAAAACCAAGGCAAAGCCAAATATTGTTAGCAAGCCCCAAGCCAGACAAATTAAACAATCCTCAGATTTAATTAATCGTTCTCCAAAAACATCTCCTAAGCAACCAATTCAAGAAATACAAACAAACAAGCCTAAAGCTCCTCAAAGACCAATAGCTCCGCCCCCACGACCAAAAGTACAGTCACAATTCAATCAAAAGCCTGGAAACAATAATCTAAGAGGCGGTCCAAATCAACGCAAAGGTATACCCCAAGGAGCCCCTTCAGGCCAACCAGGTAGTACAAAACATCCAAGGAATCTCCCTACAGGTTCGTACAAAGGAAATCGAGTAGAACTTGTAGGCGCACCTATTAGACGAAACACTAAGCCTGACAATGGTGGCAGAGGAGCAAGAGATGGTAACTTCCGTCAAGGAGGTCCAAATCAAGGTCCCCCAATATCGCGACAAGGTGGAGCTAGACGACAAGAAGGAGGCGGAGGGCGTGGTCAACAAATGAGACCACGCACAGGGATGCCTCCTGGCATGCGTAAGCCAGTAGCACCTGGAGAGCTTATGCAATTGCAGAAGCCAACAAGCAGCGCTACACCTCCTATAAAGCGTGGTGACCTTAATAAAGGTCCTAAAAAGGATGGCATCTCAACTGCCAAACCACCTGCTAACAGACCAACCCCTTCTGCAGCCCCTAAACGGCCGCCAGCAAGAACAGGTGCTCCAGGTTCCTCAAGAAAAAGAAAGCCTGATTGGGATGATGCCGCTAAACTTGAAGCTCTTAGAAACAAATCGCCTCAAAAGCAACGTCAAAAAGTTCACATTATTGGTGAAAACGATGATGCTTTAACTGCAGAAACAAGTGGCTTTGCAGGTGGAGGTCAAGCAGTAGTACTTTCAGCAAGTCTTGCACGCCCTGGCAAACCAAAAGCAAGCAAAAAAAGTGGTTCCAAGCCAACAGGTGCACTCCGCAAACGCAAAAAAGAATCAACTCGACAAAGGCAACGTAGAAGAGCTATGGAATTGCGAGCTGCTAGAGAAGCTAAGCAAATTCGTCCGGAAATGATTGTTGTTCCTGAAGACAACATCACCGTCCAAGAGCTTGCTGACAAACTGAGCGTAGAGAGTTCTGAAATCATCAAATCTCTTTTCTTTAAGGGCATTACCGCAACAGTTACTCAATCATTAGATCTATCAACAATTGAAACTGTCGCAGAAGAATTTGGTGTCCCTGTTTTACAAGACGACATCGAAGAGGCTGCAAAGAAAACTGTTGAGATGATCGAAGAAACAGATATCAAACACTTAACGAGAAGACCACCAGTAGTAACAGTTATGGGGCATGTAGATCATGGGAAAACAAGTCTTCTCGATGCAATTCGCAAAGCAAGAGTCGCAGCAGGAGAGGCGGGAGGCATTACTCAGCATATTGGCGCTTATCAAGTCGAAGTCGAACATGAAAAGAAGCTACGCACCCTAACATTTTTGGATACTCCTGGTCATGAAGCTTTCACAGCAATGCGAGCTAGAGGAACAAAAGTCACTGATGTAGCTGTTCTTGTAGTCGCAGCTGATGATGGCGTCAGGCCACAAACCTTAGAAGCTATTAGTCACGCACGCGCAGCAAAAGTGCCAATAGTAGTTGCTATTAACAAAATTGATAAAGAAGGAGCGTCTCCTGATCGCGTAAAACAAGAGTTATCTGAGCAAGAGTTAGTAGCTGAAGAATGGGGTGGAGATGTAGTAATGATGCCCGTAAGCGCAATAAAAGGAGAAAATATAGATAAGTTATTAGAAATGATTCTTCTAGTCACTGAAGTTGAAGACTTACAAGCCAACCCAGCACGGCTCGCTAAAGGAACTGTAATCGAAGCACATCTTGATAAAGCAAAAGGACCTGTGGCGACATTGCTAGTACAAAATGGCACATTGAAAGCAGGCGATGTTGTAGCCGCTGGGCCTGTGCTTGGAAAAGTTAGAGCAATGGTTGATGAAAATGGGAAACGACTAAAAGAAGCTGGTCCTTCATGCCCAGTGGAAGCTCTTGGATTTAATGAAGTACCTACAGCCGGAGATGAATTCGAAGTCTACCCCGATGAAAAATCCGCAAGAAGTGTAGTAGGTGAAAGAGCTTCTGATGCTAGAGCTACACGCTTAGCGCAACAAATGGCGTCAAGAAGAGTATCTCTTTCAGCAATGTCAGGCCAAGTGAATGATGGTGATCTCAAAGAGTTAAACCTTATTCTTAAAGCTGATGTGCAAGGAAGCGTTGAGGCCATACTAGGTTCATTAGAACAACTGCCAAAAGATGAAGTCCAAGTCAGAGTCCTCCTATCTGCTCCAGGTGAAATAACAGAAACAGATGTTGATCTTGCTGCCGCCTCCGGAGCAGTAATTATTGGGTTCAATACATCTATGGCTTCTGGAGCAAAAAAAGCCGCCGATGCAAACAGTGTTGATGTTCGAGACTATGAAGTCATTTACAAACTTCTTGAAGATATACAATTAGCAATGGAAGGTCTGCTTGAACCTGATTTAGTAGAAGAGAAAATTGGAGAAGCTGAAGTAAGAGCAATATTTACTATTGGCAAAAGTGCAGTTGCAGGCTGTTATATAACAAATGGGAAGCTACAGCGCAATTGCAAAGTCCGTGTTAAAAGAGCTGATCAAATTGTTTTCAATGGAGATCTTGACTCTTTGAGACGAAATAAAGATGTAGTTAAAGATGTCTCGAGTGGCTTTGAATGTGGAATAGGCTGCGATAGGTTTGCCAATTGGAAAGAAGGCGACACAATTGAAGGCTATAAATTAGTAACACAGCGCAGAAAGTTAAATACTTAA
- a CDS encoding DUF3493 domain-containing protein: MNLDPNIREKLLQESRNPFRGIRRVLWLALSASAGIGLLIMGIRSFAGENVLKNDLIIQITAFVLFASLVLIDRSKND, encoded by the coding sequence TTGAATTTAGATCCCAACATTCGTGAAAAACTTTTACAAGAGTCTCGAAACCCTTTTAGGGGGATAAGACGTGTTTTATGGCTTGCCTTATCAGCTTCTGCTGGCATTGGCCTTTTGATTATGGGCATAAGATCTTTCGCTGGTGAAAATGTCTTGAAAAACGATTTAATTATTCAGATTACAGCCTTTGTATTGTTTGCTTCTTTAGTGCTTATTGATCGCTCCAAAAATGATTGA
- a CDS encoding ribosome maturation factor RimP, with amino-acid sequence MQKHIVKDLELLAANAAAKEGFEIIRLEVLAQMKPMKIQLQIRHKNGSDVSLEDCSRLSRPIGEVIENSKLINQSYILEISSPGLSDILETDKEFATFKGFPIQVSTKNKSNSTILQNGLLHTKSKEHLLINIKGKMSKIPIDNVIQVRLASPTD; translated from the coding sequence TTGCAAAAGCATATCGTCAAAGATTTAGAACTTTTAGCAGCAAATGCGGCTGCTAAAGAGGGCTTTGAGATAATTAGGTTGGAAGTACTTGCCCAAATGAAGCCTATGAAAATTCAACTTCAAATTCGCCATAAAAATGGTAGTGATGTTTCTTTGGAAGATTGTTCTCGATTAAGTAGGCCAATTGGAGAAGTTATAGAGAATTCTAAATTAATTAATCAATCATATATTTTAGAAATTAGCAGCCCTGGTCTCAGTGATATCTTGGAAACAGATAAAGAGTTTGCAACATTCAAAGGGTTTCCAATTCAAGTTTCTACAAAAAATAAATCAAATTCTACAATTCTTCAAAATGGATTGTTACACACAAAATCAAAAGAACACCTGCTCATAAATATCAAAGGCAAAATGAGCAAAATACCAATAGACAATGTTATTCAAGTGCGACTAGCTAGTCCCACTGATTAG
- the nusA gene encoding transcription termination factor NusA: protein MALVLLPGLNNLIEDISEEKKLPAQVVETALREALLKGYERYRKTLYLGINENPFEEEYFSNFDIGLDLDQEGYRVLASKIIVEEVDSEDHQIALAEVMQVAEDAQAGDTVVLDVTPEKEEFGRMAASTTKQVLSQKLRDQQRRMIQEEFADLEDPVLTARVIRFERQSVIMAVSSGLGRPEVEAELPRRDQLPNDNYRANATFKVFLKEVSEVPRRGPQLFVSRANAGLVVYLFENEVPEIQEGSVRIVAVAREANPPSRSVGPRTKVAVDSIEREVDPVGACIGARGSRIQQVVNELRGEKIDVIRWSTDPIQYICNSLSPARVENVRLVDPDGQHAHVLVPPDQLSLAIGREGQNVRLAARLTGWKIDIKNSQEYDQSAEDAIVAELITHREEEESLQKEAEDRLAAEQAARAEEDARLRELYPLPEDEEEESENIENDTSSLEMNYNDEESKDSYIPEESNSNEDRER, encoded by the coding sequence ATGGCATTAGTTCTTCTCCCTGGACTCAATAATTTAATCGAAGACATAAGTGAGGAGAAAAAACTCCCTGCTCAAGTCGTCGAAACAGCTCTTAGGGAAGCTTTGCTCAAAGGGTATGAAAGATATCGCAAAACGCTTTACTTAGGAATAAATGAGAATCCTTTTGAAGAAGAATATTTCAGCAATTTCGACATAGGTTTAGACCTTGATCAAGAAGGATATAGGGTATTAGCAAGCAAAATAATTGTTGAAGAAGTTGATAGTGAAGACCATCAAATAGCACTAGCAGAAGTAATGCAAGTCGCTGAAGATGCCCAAGCAGGTGACACTGTCGTACTTGATGTAACTCCAGAGAAAGAGGAGTTTGGTCGAATGGCTGCTTCAACCACAAAACAAGTTCTTTCGCAAAAGCTAAGAGATCAGCAAAGACGAATGATTCAGGAAGAATTTGCAGATCTTGAGGACCCTGTCTTAACAGCTCGCGTAATTCGTTTTGAACGTCAATCAGTGATCATGGCAGTAAGTTCTGGGTTGGGAAGGCCAGAAGTCGAAGCAGAGCTACCTAGGAGAGACCAGTTGCCAAACGATAACTATCGAGCCAATGCAACATTCAAAGTCTTTCTTAAAGAAGTTAGTGAAGTTCCTAGACGCGGTCCTCAGTTATTTGTGAGTCGAGCCAATGCAGGTTTAGTTGTTTATTTATTTGAAAATGAAGTTCCTGAAATCCAAGAAGGTTCTGTAAGAATTGTTGCTGTTGCTCGAGAAGCAAATCCCCCTAGTAGATCTGTAGGGCCACGGACAAAAGTTGCAGTAGATAGTATTGAAAGAGAAGTAGATCCAGTTGGAGCATGTATTGGAGCTAGAGGTTCAAGAATTCAACAAGTGGTCAATGAGCTTAGAGGGGAAAAAATTGATGTCATACGTTGGTCTACTGACCCAATTCAATACATTTGCAATTCTCTCAGTCCAGCCAGAGTTGAGAACGTAAGATTAGTAGACCCAGATGGGCAACACGCGCATGTACTTGTTCCTCCTGATCAATTAAGTCTCGCAATAGGTAGAGAAGGTCAAAACGTAAGACTTGCAGCCAGGCTAACTGGATGGAAAATTGATATTAAAAACTCTCAAGAATACGACCAATCTGCCGAAGATGCCATTGTGGCTGAGCTTATCACTCACAGAGAAGAAGAAGAATCCCTACAAAAAGAAGCCGAAGATCGCCTTGCTGCTGAGCAAGCTGCGAGGGCTGAAGAAGATGCTCGTCTAAGAGAGCTATACCCTCTTCCTGAAGATGAAGAAGAAGAATCTGAAAATATAGAAAACGACACAAGTAGTCTCGAAATGAATTACAACGATGAAGAAAGTAAAGATTCTTATATACCAGAAGAATCTAATTCCAATGAGGATAGAGAGCGGTGA
- a CDS encoding YlxR family protein — protein MKRNSVLRRCVACKKLVDRKQLWRVVRDYQDGIVLDQGMGRSAYLCPSENCLKEAWQRKRLQKALRCQVNVSVLEVLQNRLNHCNDSITKAI, from the coding sequence GTGAAACGAAATTCCGTCCTGCGTCGCTGTGTTGCTTGTAAAAAGCTTGTTGACCGTAAGCAACTTTGGAGAGTAGTCAGGGACTATCAGGATGGCATTGTTCTCGATCAAGGTATGGGTAGATCTGCTTATCTATGTCCTTCAGAGAATTGCCTAAAAGAAGCATGGCAGCGAAAACGTTTGCAAAAAGCTCTGAGATGTCAGGTAAATGTAAGTGTTTTAGAGGTGCTGCAAAATAGATTGAATCACTGCAATGATTCAATTACTAAGGCAATATAA